The sequence below is a genomic window from Pleurocapsa sp. PCC 7327.
GTAGCGCTGGACGATTTCGGCTAGAACTCGCATCTGTTGGCTGGTGAGAATGCCATTGGGAGTCCGCATCCGCATCATGAATTTACCTGGGGTGACGGGACGGTAAAAAATCCCCATCCATTTGAGCCGATGTTCTAAGTCGGTTTTGTCCATGGCTTCCCAGCCAATTTGCGCAAAATGTTCCAGTTCGTCTTTTATTGCTAGTCCGTCTTTTTCTGCTTTAAATTTTTCAAATTTGTTCTGGGTTGCTGCTTCGTCTCGTCGGGGTGCTTGTACCACGGGATAATTCCTCCTTAAGTCCGGTCTGGATTGCTAGATTATTGAATTGACCGAAGTTTTTGCGATCGACGCCTATGAGGGCTTTACCAATATTTTGTTAAGATGTTTGACTCGGTAGCTGTATAGCTTTAAATATTGGAAAACATCTAAGATAGGATAGGTTTGCTATTAATTCATGTAAACATTTAATTAATTTTATCCGGGTAAATTTTGTAATGCTTGTAACGAAAAAGTTTATTTCATGAATAAGCTGCATTCTTAAAGTGCAATATGCGCATAGAAAGCATCCGCTCTCAAGTTCTGTACAATAATCCCGTTACAAAAACAGGAGGGGGATCCCTCCTGTTTTATGTATATTCTTTTGCCTACTAGATTCAGAAACAGGTCGGTTTAATCTTCTGTCGCTGCGATCGCCATTTCTTCGTCTAGAGCAGGAGGAATGTCTGCCTCGTCAACAACTTTTTCTTGCGCTTCAGCCAACAACTTCTGACGGTACTTCTCAGCCATTTCTTCGGCTTTCTCGAAGACTATTTGGCGATTTTTGAGCATATCGCCAGGTTCTGGTTCTAGCTGTTTGGTCGATAGCGAAATTCGCCCTCTGTTCGCATCTAGGTCGATGATCATCACTTTTAATTCATCGTTGACGTTAAAGACGCTGTGAGGCGTATCGATATGGTCGTGAGAAATTTCTGAGATATGCAGTAACCCACTGACCCCGCCAATGTCGATAAAGGCACCGTAGGGCTTGATTCCTCTCACCGTTCCCGTGACGACTTGACCGACTTCTAAACCGTGCATCTTGCGTTCTACTAAGGCGCGGCGATGGCTTAACACCAGTCGATTTCGTTCTTCATCAACTTCAAGAAATTTTAAGGGCAGTTCTTGACCGACCAAATCTTCTTTGGCTTCGCGGGCGCTGATATGAGAACCGGGAATGAATCCTCGCAATCCTTCAATTCTGACTAAAGCACCGCCACGATTGGTGGCAAAGACGTTGGCGCGTACTGTAGCGTCTTCTGCTTGCAGTTGACGCACCCTTTCCCATGCCCGCATATATTCGATGCGACGAATAGAAAGGGTTAACTGTCCGTCTTCATTTTCGTCGGTCAAGATAAAGAATTCCCGCGTCTCGTTTGGTTGCAAAACCTCTACAGGGTCGTCAACTCGATTGATTGACATTTCCTGAATAGGAATGAAGGCTGCTGTTTTTGCCCCAATATCAATCAGCGCCCCTTTAGGTTCCATACTAAACACCGTGCCCGGTACGATATCCCCAGGACTGAAGTGATAGTCATATTTGTCGAGAAGGGCGGCAAAATCTTCGTGGGTAAAACCGATCTCTTTAGTAGCTGTTTTTTTCTGACTGACCATGTACGTTTTTCAGTTATCTCCTTGTGTTGCTATGCCTCCTGTTGATGTACACTCACTTTAATTGCGTGCAGCCTACACCTAATATTATGTTGTACCTTTTACCCATTGGTTTGACAGGTTCTTCAGATAGTTCGCACAGTAACCTTTTTTTAATAATTCAGGTAGCCATCCCTCTTAAAAAGATTCATTTATTTATCTTAGCGGTTTTCGGCTGCATTAATTGGGTGCATATCAGAGCGAGGAATTTTATATTATATTCTTATTCTAAGAAGAAGTCACTATCGATGAAGAATCTTTTAAGTCTGACTCCTCTAGGACAGGCTCGTGCGAGTCTTTTGCGTCTTGCGTCACCTCCGCCGGACTTTGGAGCCGCTCCAAGGTCTTTACGAAATCCTTAATCCCCTTAAACTTGCCATATACGGAAGCAAAGCGAACATAAGCGACCTCGTTTTCGTGACGTAGGTATTGAAGAACTAACTGTCCGATTTCTTGACTGGTTACTTCTCGCTCGGAACGCTGCTGAAGTCGGGCTTCGATTTCATTGACGATCGCTTCGAGTCGTTCGAGAGGAATACCCGTTTTTTCACAAGCGCGGATTATCCCTCGCAAAAGCTTAGCACGCTCAAAATATTCTCGATGACCGTCTTGTTTGACCACTTTGATGGGAACGGATTCGACTCGTTCGTAAGTTGTGAATCGACCTTTACATCGCAAACATTCTCTACGTCGCCGAATACTTTGTCCCTCTTCTGTGGAACGCGATTCTAAAACTCGGCTATCGGTGTGCTGGCAATAAGGACATAACATGAGCTTGTTTGGGGTGGGTTGCCATCCGCAAAGCGATGACTTAGGAAATCGCTTGCTATATATTTTTCAAGCAAGAAAACAAAAAGCCGAGCCGTTGCCTATTTTCTCTCAAAAGTGAGAAATAGATAGTAGCGGCTCAAGAAGGTTATGTAATATTAAAATGTTATGCAGGTTAGTAATCTGGGACTATTTTTCGATGCGAGGGGGTTCCCGAAACGCGATCGCAAAGAAGATCACCGCGAGTGCCATGGCGACGACTAAGATATAAGCAACGCTTTCCATATCAAGACTTCCTAAAAATGCTTTAGTTAATAGTGTATCAAAAAGTTGCCTGGCGTGAATTTAGAATTAGTAGAGACGTTCTCTGGAACGTCTCTATTCTTCTAAAGGGTTGGTACGAAATGATAGGGACTCGTTAATTTATCTAACTGCTGCACCAACAAACTCAGGAATAATCCCACGTCAGTCACAATGCCGATAGACTCGACCGAACCGCGATCGCTCAGTTTCGTTACCACAGCTGGGTTAATGTCTACGCAGACCATCTTCACGCCAGCGGGGGTCATATTGCCAACCCCTATCGAGTGCAACATGCTTGAGAGCATGAGAATCATTTCCGCCCCTTGCAGCAGTCGCGCGTATTCTGCTTGCGCTTTAATTAAATCCATTTCCGTATCGGGAAGGGGACCATCGTCGCGAATCGATCCTGCCAAACAGAAAGGAACGTTATTCTTGACGCATTCGTACATGACCCCTTTAGTCAGAACGCCCTGCTCGACTGCTTTGGCGATGCTGCCGCAACGACGGATAGTATTGATAACTTTGAGGTGATGGCGATGTCCGCCGCGTACCGGCACGCCCCGTTGCATATCCACGCCGAGAGAAGTACCCATCATCGCTTGTTCGATATCGTGAACCGCGATCGCATTTCCTCCTAGGAGAACGTGGACGTATCCTTCGCGGATTAAGCGAGAGAGATGCTGAGCGCCTCCGGTATGAATGACCACCGGACCCGCCGTAACCACTACTTTCCCGCCGCGATCGCGAATTTTGCGCAGTTCCCAGGCAATTTGTTCGACGACCAATTCGACGCGGCGTTCGCTGGAAACCCCTCCCGACATAAAGGCAAATTCCTGGTGGCTATTGCGTTGTTCGCGCGATTCGGGTTTGCGAGGATTGCGAATCCCTTCTACTCCGACGATAACGCGATCGCCGACTTTAAGATCCCGTAGGAGCTTACAACGAGCGGTCAGACCATCAGGGGTTGGCTCTACGACGATTGCGGCATCCATGCGCTGCTTTTGTACTTTCACCCACTCGCAATTGACGCGCACTTCGGTAGGATAGATAGTCGTGACGTAGAAGTCATCGGGTGCGACTCCATCTTGGGTAACGACTTCAGTATTAACGTCGCAAACTTCTTGAGGCGGGGCGACGGCACCGATTTCGATCAACTGGGTCATGATGTCTTCCATGATCTCATGGGAAGGCGCCGAGACTCTGACTTCTGCCGAAGAGGTGCTCTGTCGTTCTATGCCGAGATTAAAATTGAGAACCTTAAAACTGCCGCCATTTTCGACCACTAAATCGAGGGCTTGGTTCATGATCCCTGCATCGAGGAGATGTCCTTCGAGCCTAATAATGCGGCTCTCGACGGGTTCGTTGGCATGAACGTAATCGAGAACGGGTTCGGTGACGCGCAAGGTTAAGCACTTTGCCGCACCGCCTGCTTTGAGAAATTCTGTCAGGGGTGTTTCTATCACCTCAAACCCAATCTCGGTAAGCCTTTGTTTGAGACTGTCGCTCGCCTTGTTCAGGACGATGGTTGAGTTAATATTGACCGCATTGCAGGCGAAATTGACCGCATCGGGTTCGTCGATCGCGATTCGCTTCTCTGCTGGGACGCGCAGTTCGATTAGGCGATTGGAGTAGGAATCAAATGCAGGAGGATAGTAGAGCAAATAGCCGCCCGTCAGGGGACAGAAACAAGTATCCAAGTGATAGAAGCGTTCGTCTACCAAACGCAGAGACAATACCTCAATATCTAGCCATTTAGCGAGGTAAGGATGGGAATCGAGTTCGGTCCGAAAGCCGTATCCCGCCCACAACCAACGTCCTTCGCGATCGAATAGGGCATCTCCGGCTCCTTCAAAGGGCAAGTCTTGAGGAAGTTCGTAAACCGCAAAGCCATTTTCCTCAAACCACTGTTTGAAGTAAGGTTCTTCCCCTTGGCGTTCTTTGTGCAAAAAGCGGCTGAGGACGACGTTATTGCCCAAAACCAGTCCAGCATTAGCAGTGAATACCATGTCGGGCCAACCCTTTTGAGGAGGCACTAGCTCGACGATCGCTCGATCTTTGATAACGCGATAGAGTTTTTGCCACTGCTCGACGGCGCGATCGCGCGAGGATTTGTGAATGTTGCCCTCCATCCACGGATTGATGACGTAATCTACGTCGTAGTGGTCGGGGGCACACATCAGGAAGCGAATTGTTTCTGCCATAATCAATAATTGATAAACCTCTCAAGAACTTTAAATAGCTCAGTCTGCTCTAGTGACTTTCAAGCTTATTTCTAGAAACGTTTGCGCTAACCAGAAAATTCGATTTGACAAACCAATCTTTCATTATAGGCGATGAATTTGCCTTCGGGCAAAGCTAAGCTTTGGCTGGGGGTTCGAGCGCACGATAAGCCAAAATTGCGATCGCCGCCCATGCAGGTCTATCTTGAAAAAGATTTCAGGATCGAAAGAGAGAGTCACAATAGAAATAAAGTCCGCACTTTGAATTTTAGGAAGAAGGGACTATGACTACTACTCTATCTGCTCCTGGCTCTATTGAATCTTGGCTGGGAAACGAAGCAGAAAGTTTATTGACCTATAAAGCAAAGATTCCTCAATCGCTGTTGCACCTGCCCGGACCTGATTTTATCGACAGAATCTTGGCTAGTAGCGATCGCAATCCCCAAGTTCTCCGCAGCCTTCAGCAAATCTACTCGACAGGACGACTTGCCAACACGGGCTATATTTCTATTCTGCCCGTCGATCAGGGCATCGAACATTCCGCCGCCGCTTCTTTTGCCCCCAATCCGATCTACTTCGATCCAGAAAATATTATCAAACTCGCGATCGAAGGCGGTTGCAACGCGGTAGCGACAACTTTAGGAGTTTTAGGGATGATGTCGCGCAAATACGCCCACCGCATCCCCTTTATCGTCAAACTCAATCACAACGAACTGTTGACTTATCCCAACCCCTCCGATCAGATTTTGTTCGCCAGCGTCGAACAAGCTTGGAATCTGGGTGCTGTAGCAGTTGGGGCAACAATTTATTTTGGTTCGCCAGAATCGAGCCGTCAAATTCAGGAAGTCAGCAAAGCTTTTGCCCGCGCCCACGAACTGGGCATGGTAACGATTCTCTGGTGCTACCTGCGTAACGATGTTTTTAAACAAGATAAAGATTACCATGTCGCTGCCGACTTAACGGGTCAAGCCAATCACATGGGAGTCACCATTGAAGCAGATCTCATCAAGCAAAAACTGCCAGAAAATAATCGGGGTTACGAAGCCGTTGCCAAAGCAACCGGCAGAAAATACGGCAGAACCGACGAGCGAGTCTATAGCGAACTCACTAGCGACCATCCCATCGATCTGACTCGCTATCAAGTTCTCAACTGCTATTGCGGTCGCAGCGGTTTGATCAATTCCGGCGGCGCATCCGGGAAAAATGACTTTGCCGAAGCCGTTCGCACTGCAGTAATTAACAAACGGGCGGGGGGTTGCGGATTGATATCCGGTCGCAAAACCTTCCAGCGTCCTTTTGAGGAAGGAGTTAAGTTATTCCATGCGATTCAAGATGTCTATCTCTCTCCAGAAGTAACGATTGCATAAACTATACGGGATTGGGCAATTAGATCCCGATCCCTGAATCTCAAAAATCTAAGATTATCCAATCCTTCCACTAACATATTCTCTGGTTTGCTTGTGGGAAGGATCGGAAAACATTATCGAGGTCTTGTTAAACTCCAGCATTTCGCCTAGATACATAAATGCCGTGAAGTCAGATAATCTGGCTGCCTGCTGCATGCTGTGAGTAACGATCGCAATGGTCACTCGTTTTTTTAGTTCGCTTACCAGTTCTTCAATACTAGAAGTTGCGATCGGATCCAGAGCAGAGGTCGGTTCGTCGAAAAGAATCATTTCGGGATCGGTCACTAAAGCGCGAGCAATGCACAAACGCTGCTGCTGACCCCCAGATAAATTATAAGCCGATTCGTGCAAGCGATCTTTCACCTCATCCCATAAAGCAGCTTCTTTGAGAGAATCTTCAACTTTTTCATCAATCAGACTGCGCTTCTTTTCGCCTCGAACTCGCAAACCATAGGCAACATTTTCATAGATAGATTTAGGAAAAGGATTGGGTTTTTGAAATACCATACTGACTCGCATGCGGACTTCTATTGGATCGACCTGACGACCCAGGATATTGATAGAGTCAATGAGGATTTCTCCTTCGTAGCGATTGCCGGGGTAAAGGTCGTGCATGCGATTGAAACATCGCAGCAAAGTGGTTTTACCGCACCCAGACGGACCGATCAAAGCCGTTACTTGTTTTTCTGGTATAGCCAAATTGATGTTTTTTAAGGCATGAAATGAACCATAGTAAAAATTGAGGTTAGTCACCTTAGCTTTGGGTTCGAGCGCAACTAAATTAGATTGTTGCTCGCTGTTTTTTTCTACCATTTGATACCTTGACGAAAACGATAGCGAAGATAAATAGCCAGACCGTTCATGCCAAGCGTCATGAGAGTCAGCACGGTACCTGCGGCTGCCGCGTTTAACTGAAAGGCGGGTTCGGGACGAGATACCCAGTTAAACATTTGAATGGGCATGACGGTAAAAGGCGCTTGCAGCCAGGCAAAAGAAAGATAGGGGAATTCGCTTTTAAAAGGAGGATCTGGCAAAAAAGCAATGAAGGTCAGCGCACCAATAGTTATCACGGGAGCAGTTTCTCCAATTGCCCGCGATAAACCTATGATTATGCCCGTAAGAATACTCCCAAACGAGTAAGGGAGAGTGTGATCCCAGACCATTTGCCATTTACTGGCTCCCACTGCATAGGCAGCTTCTCGCAGACTATTGGGAATAGCGCGAATTGCCTCGCGGGTTGTGACAATCACAACGGGCAGAATTAACAAGGCTAGCGTTAATCCTGCCGCCAGAATGCTCTCCCCCAAATTAAATTGATAGACAAACACGCCAAGGGCTAACAACCCGTAGACAATCGAGGGAACGCCAGCGAGATTGGTGACGTTAATTTCAATAATGTCGGTAATCCAGTTTTTGCGAGCGTATTCCTCTAAATAAATCCCCGAAGCAATGCCTAAAGGAATTGCTGCTATGGCAGTGACCAGCATCACTAAACTCGTTCCTACCCAAGCTGAGAGAATACCAGATTCTTCTGGACGGCGACTGGGAAAAGAAATAAAAAATTGTGGCGTCAGGCGCGATGCACCATCAATAGCCATTTGGATCGTCAGTCCTAGTAGGATTAAAATTGACACCAAAATTGTCGTCAAACCGATGATGGCAAAAATAGTATTAACTAACTGACGACGATTAATATCCGCTCGAATTTGCTCTAAATTTCCTATTGACATAGTCACTGTTTTCAGAACTCGGAATTTTAATAAATTTCTCGATAGCGCTTGGCGAGAAAATGTCCGATGATATTTAAGACCAAAGTCATCAACACCAAAGTCAGCCCAGAGGCAAAAATGGTTTGATACTCTAGACTACCGTGAGGCAAATCCCCAAGACTTACCTGTACTATATAAGCTGTGATGGTGGCAGCTTGATCGAAAGGGTTCCAGGTGAGATTGGGCTGAAGTCCGGCAGCAATGGCAACGATCATAGTTTCGCCGACAGCGCGGGAAATTCCCAAGATGTAAGCAGCACTAATCCCAGAAATTGCTGCCGGAAAAATGACTTGCAAGGCGGTTTGTAGGCGAGTTGCTCCCATTGCATAGGAGCCTTCCCGCAATTTTAAAGGAACAGCTCGCATTGCATCTTCGCTAATAGAACTAATCAAGGGAACGATCATTAACCCCATCACTAGCCCAGCGCTTAACATATTAAACCCAGGTAGGTCTGGAAAAATCTTCTGCAATAGCGGCGTAACAAACAGAAGAGCAAAATAACCATAAACGACGGTGGGAATAGCTGCTAATAACTCTAAGGCAGGTTTGATGGTTTCGCGCAATCGAGAAGGAGCAAATTCGCTTAAGTAAATCGCCGCAATTGTCCCTAACGGAATGGCGACTATCATCGCAACCGCTGATGTTACCAACGTTCCTGATAGCAATGGCAGAATTCCGTAATGGGGATCCGCAAATAGCGGACTCCATTGAGTATCTGTGAGAAATTCCGTTATGGGAATTTTTTTAAAGAAGTTGACGGATTCACCGATGAGAACGTCGAGAATTCCAAAGGTCGTAGCAATCGAGGAAAAGGCTGCCAAAAACAAGATCGATTCAATTGCCCCTTCTCGCACATTCCTTACCAGCTTGCGATAGCTTCTCTGTGCCTTATCTAGGTATAGCTGTTTTTCAGTCATAAAATTATTCGCCAATAAAAACCATGAGGTATCAGAGTAATGAGGACGGAAAAATAATTGATTTCTCCGTCCTTTTTCTTAATCTTCAAATAATATTGATTATTATCTGGCTTCTAGTCGAAGAAGGTCTTCAATTCTGACTCCTACTGTTTCCCGTCCAACAAAGACGCTACCCATCTTGTTGTTTTTGAAGTTGTTCATGGCTAATTGATAGGCTTGTGCTGGCAGAGGAACATAGCCAACTTCTTGAGCCAACTTGCCAACGTTGGTGAGATAATACTCGACAAACTGCTTCACTTCAGGTCGTTGAACCGCTTTTGAACTGACATAAATAAATAGGGGTCGAGACAAGGGTTGGTAGGTTCCGTTTTGCACGGTTGAAATAGAAGGACTTACAGCTCCCTTGCCATTATCGATCGCAACCGCCTTCAACTTGTCTTTGTTACCTTCGTAGTATGCCATGCCAAAGTAGCCCAAAGCGTTTTTATCGCGGGCAACCCCTTGGACGAGGACGTTGTCATCTTCACTTGGGGTATAGTCAGTTCGACTTGCTCCCTCTTTGCCAACAATAGCGTCTGTGAAGTAGTCAAATGTACCGGAGTCTGCACCCGGCCCAAATAATTTTATAGGGGCATTGGGCCAATTCGAGCGCACTTGATTCCAAGTTTTGATTTTTCCTTGAGCGCTTGGCTCCCAAATTTTCTTGATCTCGGCTACGCTCATGCTAGTTACCCAGTTGTTTTGTTTGTTAACAACGACGGTTAGAGCATCGTAGGCAACTGGTAGTTCGATATAGTTAATACCAGCCGCTTTACATGCCTGTATCTCTTCATCCTTGATTGGTCGGGAGGCGTTAGAGATATCTGTCTGCCCGGAACAAAACTTTTTGAATCCGCCACCCGTTCCAGAAAGCCCCACAGTTACGCGGACAGCACCCTGTCTAGCTTTTTGGAAATCTTCGGCAACTGCCTCGGTGATGGGATAGACCGTGCTGGAACCATCAATTTTGATTGTTGGCTGATTTTGGGATTGAACCGCAGGCACTGTCACTACTAGAATAGCAGTGACGACTGCTAAGGCGATTGCCATCATCCAACGCTTGAATTTAAAATTTATTGTTTTTGTCTTCATGTTTTGTTTCGATAACAAAATTTATTTTGTCAAGTAGATATTAGCTGATTTTTTCTTTATTTTATTCAAAAATTTTTATTGTAATCATTAAGAGTTATTTAACAAAAGTTTAAGTAAAGTTTAATTGATTATCAAATTTGTCATAATGAATTTAGCCAGCTATCAAATGAAATAACTGCTATTTGTTTTATGAAATTAGAGTTTTTTTGAAAAAAAAGTTAAATCTGAAATCGAACCTTGAATTTGATTAGTAGCGAGATCTCTTTAATGGTTTTATTTTTATTTTCTCCGATCGAGAAATTGTCAGAAAAAGCAATAACTATTATTGTTTATTAGCGATCGCTAAAAATTCATAATTCATAAATAATAAAATCCATTAGCTTGAAAACATTAAAGCGATCGCGCTTAAATGCTTCGGAAAAAAATATCCGCCTTCTAAAAGACTAGAGGCGGATAGGCTAAATCTAGAAAATGATAATTTAATTGGCACTAACGGCTAGCAACCACAACGTCGAGCGGCTGGGAAGCGAAAACCTTTACTTCGCCTCGATCGCCTGCATCGGCGATTGCAGTGTCTCCATCTTTAATCCGACCGGAGAGGATAGCTTCAGCCAAACTATCTTCCAGCAGTCTCATAATGGCACGGCGCAGAGGTCGAGCGCCATAGCTGGGATTATATCCTTCTTGAACGACGAGCGCTTTAAACGCCTCGGTTACTTCTAAGGTAATATCTCGTTGTTCCTTCAATTGAGCCGCTACTTCCTTAAGCAAGATATCGGCAATTTGTTGCACTTCTGATTTCGTCAGTTGACGGAAGACGATGATATCGTCGAGACGGTTGAGAAACTCAGGACGGAAATATTGCTTGAGTTCGTCGTTGACTAAGCCGCGAATGCGATCGTAAGCTGCTTCAGCGCGGTCTTCAGCCATCTCAAAACCAAATCCGCTTCCTCCCTTTTCAATGACCTTAGAGCCGATATTCGAGGTCATGATGACGAGGGTGTTTTTGAAGTCTACCGTGCGTCCTTTGGCATCGGTCAGACGACCGTCATCCAAAAGCTGCAAGAGCATGTTAAAGACATCGGGATGAGCCTTTTCGATTTCATCGAAGAGGATGACCGTGTAAGGTTGACGGCGGACGGCTTCGGTGAGTTGTCCTCCCTCCTCGTAACCGATGTATCCCGGCGGCGAACCAATCAGCTTGGAAACGGTATGGGATTCCATGAATTCCGACATGTCGAGTCGAATCATAGAATCTGGGGAACCGAAGAGATAGGTCGCCAATGCTTTTGCCAGTTCGGTTTTGCCAACTCCAGTCGGTCCGGCAAAGATGAAACTCGCAATCGGTCGGTTGGGATCTTTCAAGCCTACTCTGGCGCGACGAATGGCACGAGAAACGGCTTCGATCGCTTGCTCTTGTCCGATGATGCGTTCGTGCAGCCTTGCTTCTAGATGCAATAACGAATGGGACTCCGATTCTGCGATCTTGGTAACAGGAATTCCCGTCCAAGAAGCGACGATTTGAGCGATTTCCTCTTCGTCTACCACGGGAACGAGCGATTGAGGGTTAATAACGGGAGCATCGAATTCTCCTTCATCCTTCCTTGTCCGTCCTCTGTTCCTAGAAAAATGTCTGAGATGGACGCGAGAACCCGCTTCGTCGATAAGGTCGATCGCTTTATCGGGAAGGAAGCGATCTGAGATATAGCGATCTGCCAGTTTAGCAGCGGCTTCGATCGCGCGATCGCTGAATTTAACTTTGTGGTGTTCTTCGTAGTTTTTCCGCAATCCGCGCAGAATTTCAATCGTTTCTTCGACGGAAGGTTCGCCGACCATAATCGGTTGAAAACGACGCTCTAGGGCAGGATCGCGCTCGATATGCTGGCGATATTCATCGAGAGTCGTCGTTCCCAAGCATTGCAATTCGCCTCTGGCAAGAGCGGGTTTGAGCATGTTAGCTGCATCCATTGCCCCACCCATTGCTCCAGCACCGACTAGGTTATGAATTTCGTCGATGACGAGGATAATATTTCCGGCTTTGCGGACTTCCTCGACAACGGCTTTGACGCGCTCTTCAAACTCGCCTCGGAAGCGGGTTCCGGCAAGCATTAACCCCATATCGAGGCTAATGACATGCTTGTCTTTGAGGATTTCGGGAACGTCTCCGTTGACGATGCGTTGAGCGAGTCCCTCCGCGATCGCGGTTTTTCCCACTCCCGGTTCGCCCACCAGAACGGGGTTATTCTTGGTACGGCGACCTAAGACTTGAATGGTCCGCTCGACTTCTTTAGTCCGTCCGACAACCGGATCGAGCAGGCCTTCGGCAGCGAGTTTGGTGAGATCGGTTCCGAACTCTTCCAAAGCAGCGCGTGGCTGCGATTGGCGACCAAAGATCGGGGGGTTTTCTTGCGCTCCCACGGCAGCGGTGACCTTTTCTCCGGCTTTTTTAATCAGTTCCGTCCGCAGTTTGGCGAGATCGATGCCTTGCCGAACGAGAACTTTTGCGGCTACCGTATCTGGAGCGGCAGCGATCGCTAGTAGAATATGCTCTGACCCAATTGATTTATCGCCTAAGTTACGAGCTTCCTGGAGCGCTTGCTCGAAAATGTGTTTGACTGTTGGGGTAAAGGGAATATTTGTAGGGCTGTATCCAGGACCTTTGCCCGTTAATTCTTCAATGATCCGTCGCGTGTCTAGAAGGTTAATACCCAGATCTTGCAGGACTGTTGCAGCGATCGCGGTTTCTTCGCCAATTAATCCCAACAGAAGATGCTCGCTGCCTACTAAGTTGTGCCCGGCACGACGAGCCTCTTCTTGAGCTAAGATAATGGCTTTGATGGCTTTTTCGTTGAAGTATTCAAACACGATCTGAGCACTCCGGGTTTGTAATGTTTCTTCATCTTTTCTCACTGTATCGTTCGAGCCGGGGCGATTGCAGTGAGGAAACCCGTAATCTTAGGCAGTGTTGTCCCTAAATAATTCCAGCACGCGGTATTGCACTCCCGTTTCAAAAATTCTGACTCCGCCGCCCTCTGCTACAGTCTGCCGCAGTGCTTCTGCATTGGTGACGGCTATCCCTGCTAGATAGTCCACCCCGAATCGAGCTAATTCTTCTAACCAGGGAACTGTCGGTCCCATCAATACGAGCTTAGCATCTTTGGCTAGCTCTGCCAGACGGGGAAAGGTTTTATTGACAATAGAAATTGCCGTCAAAAACACCCACTCCGATTCGGGTAGTAGATACTCCGATGCTGGTGCGGGGTAGTCTCGTGCGCTAGGTTGAAGTTCGATGACGCTCAGATTCATTTCTTGTTCGTAGCGTTCTAGTCCTGGATAGCGTCCGATTATCATTACTCGTTTGCCGCGAATGAGAGGTAAAAAATGCTCGAAAACAGCTAAATTAGCCGTTCCTTGCGGAGACAACGGCTGTGCTTTGGCAGGGAGGGGAGAGCGACTATTAATCGCTGCGTTAATCGCTGCCATTGCTACGGTAGCTTGATAGCTATCCCACGATCGCAACCAAGGCGCTAATTCGGCAATCGATCTATTGACTAAAGTCCCCGACCAAGGTAAGGTACGAGTTGTCGTTCCCGGACTCATGCACAAACCAATTGATTCGGTTTGGCAAAGCGTCCAGGTTAAGCCGATTAAAACTTCTCTAATTTGAGCATTCGTATTGCCGTAATCCAAGAGCAGATCGTAGATTTC
It includes:
- a CDS encoding DUF364 domain-containing protein codes for the protein MTHPQEIYDLLLDYGNTNAQIREVLIGLTWTLCQTESIGLCMSPGTTTRTLPWSGTLVNRSIAELAPWLRSWDSYQATVAMAAINAAINSRSPLPAKAQPLSPQGTANLAVFEHFLPLIRGKRVMIIGRYPGLERYEQEMNLSVIELQPSARDYPAPASEYLLPESEWVFLTAISIVNKTFPRLAELAKDAKLVLMGPTVPWLEELARFGVDYLAGIAVTNAEALRQTVAEGGGVRIFETGVQYRVLELFRDNTA